A DNA window from Parabacteroides johnsonii DSM 18315 contains the following coding sequences:
- a CDS encoding DUF362 domain-containing protein, with translation METSKVYFTNLRTTPSSNLLDKMERLVKRAGIANIDFQNQFVAIKIHFGEPGNLAFIRPNYAARMATLLRSLGAKPFLTDCNTLYSGRRANAVDHLESAMENGFNPISAKCDVIIADGLKGTEYREIEIDGEYCKAPKIGSAIADADIVISMNHFKGHEQTGFGGALKNLGMGCASVGGKLELHSASQPRIDIESCKGCNICVKHCRHDAIHLNTSHKAEIDYGKCVGCGQCVALCQYDGAVMGEGDTSERLNYKIAEYTQAVLSGKPNFHISFIMNVSPECDCWNHNDAAIVPDLGIAASFDPVALDKACADMVIKAPILETGNRLSDAPHHEHLEGCDKFHLMHPDTNWQAGLEHAEKIGLGTQEYELITI, from the coding sequence ATGGAAACGTCTAAAGTTTACTTTACCAATCTCCGTACAACTCCGTCCAGCAACTTGTTGGACAAGATGGAACGTCTCGTAAAACGTGCAGGCATAGCAAACATTGATTTCCAGAATCAGTTTGTAGCGATCAAGATCCACTTCGGCGAACCGGGCAACCTAGCCTTTATTCGACCAAACTATGCGGCCCGGATGGCCACGTTGCTTCGCAGTTTAGGGGCGAAGCCTTTTCTGACAGATTGCAACACATTGTATTCAGGTCGTCGCGCCAATGCTGTAGATCATCTGGAAAGTGCAATGGAAAACGGCTTCAATCCCATTTCCGCCAAATGCGATGTGATTATCGCCGACGGCCTGAAAGGGACCGAATACCGTGAAATCGAAATCGACGGTGAATATTGCAAAGCTCCCAAAATCGGTTCCGCCATTGCCGATGCAGATATTGTCATTTCCATGAACCACTTCAAAGGACACGAGCAGACCGGATTCGGCGGTGCATTGAAGAACCTCGGCATGGGATGCGCCAGCGTGGGGGGCAAACTTGAACTTCACTCGGCATCGCAACCCAGAATCGACATCGAAAGTTGTAAGGGTTGTAATATATGCGTCAAACATTGCCGCCACGATGCCATTCATTTGAATACTTCCCATAAAGCAGAAATCGACTACGGCAAATGTGTTGGTTGCGGCCAATGCGTAGCTCTTTGCCAATACGATGGAGCCGTCATGGGTGAAGGCGACACGTCTGAACGTTTGAACTATAAGATCGCCGAATACACCCAAGCAGTCTTGTCGGGCAAACCGAATTTCCACATCAGTTTTATCATGAATGTCTCACCTGAATGTGATTGTTGGAATCACAATGATGCTGCGATTGTGCCAGATCTGGGCATCGCCGCCTCTTTTGATCCGGTCGCATTAGACAAGGCTTGTGCCGATATGGTGATCAAGGCCCCGATCCTGGAGACAGGCAACCGCCTTTCAGACGCTCCGCATCACGAACATCTGGAAGGTTGCGACAAATTCCATCTCATGCACCCCGACACAAACTGGCAAGCAGGGCTGGAACATGCTGAAAAGATCGGCCTCGGAACACAGGAATATGAATTAATAACCATATAG
- a CDS encoding AAA family ATPase yields MFRLNHEQLLKGVNLSFQRYLSRQVKWDRRLIGLFGAKGVGKTTLLLQHIKSTYGDSHEALYLPLDNIWFQKRHMLSETVRRFHEKGGRHLFLDNVHRYGNWIQAIERLHDDYPDMQIVFAAPSLVEGEKMEPSLGGKGDWYTLHTMSFREYLSYEGALDLKPIPLDELLLHHAEVTQQVMDEINIVPIFRNYLEHGCYPFYWEDPDAFNFRLQDLVRDSVDVDLPAIRQMNNAMSRKMKQLLIQLAKEAPEFPRMQVLTSKYEMDNTQIHKLLDYIKEIGVLRILQVRKEDGGLTRSYRSFLANTNLMASLFREMERIYLGETFFVDQMSNCGTVELLHNGDYRVNGKYTFVIGDPLMDYERIKNVENTFAAIHGQPKSVGNKIPIWALGLCY; encoded by the coding sequence ATGTTTCGGTTAAACCATGAGCAATTACTTAAAGGCGTAAATCTGAGTTTCCAACGTTACTTATCCCGGCAGGTCAAGTGGGACAGGAGGTTGATCGGTCTCTTTGGAGCGAAAGGGGTGGGAAAAACTACGCTTTTGTTACAGCATATCAAATCGACTTATGGTGATTCTCATGAAGCCCTGTATTTGCCACTTGATAATATATGGTTTCAGAAACGGCACATGTTGTCCGAAACGGTCAGGCGATTCCATGAGAAGGGAGGGAGGCATCTTTTCTTGGATAATGTCCATCGATATGGAAACTGGATACAGGCGATAGAGCGTTTGCATGACGATTATCCTGATATGCAAATTGTGTTTGCCGCACCTTCGCTAGTCGAAGGTGAAAAGATGGAGCCGTCTTTGGGCGGGAAAGGCGATTGGTATACGTTGCATACCATGTCGTTTCGTGAATATTTGTCCTATGAAGGTGCGCTGGACCTCAAACCGATCCCATTGGACGAGCTTTTGCTTCACCATGCGGAAGTGACGCAACAGGTGATGGACGAGATAAACATAGTCCCCATTTTCCGGAATTATCTGGAACATGGCTGCTATCCTTTCTATTGGGAAGATCCGGATGCTTTCAATTTTCGTTTGCAGGATTTGGTGCGGGATTCGGTTGATGTGGACCTGCCTGCCATTCGCCAGATGAACAATGCCATGTCCCGGAAGATGAAACAATTGCTGATTCAGCTTGCCAAAGAAGCTCCGGAGTTTCCCCGCATGCAGGTTCTGACATCCAAGTATGAGATGGATAACACACAAATACACAAGTTGCTGGATTATATAAAAGAAATAGGAGTGCTCCGCATTCTACAAGTCAGGAAAGAAGACGGCGGACTGACCCGTTCGTATCGCTCTTTCTTGGCGAACACGAATCTGATGGCAAGCCTTTTCCGGGAGATGGAGCGGATTTACTTGGGAGAAACGTTTTTCGTCGATCAGATGTCTAATTGTGGAACGGTGGAACTTCTGCATAATGGAGACTATCGTGTGAATGGAAAGTACACGTTCGTGATTGGTGATCCGTTGATGGACTATGAACGTATCAAGAATGTAGAAAATACGTTTGCCGCCATACACGGGCAGCCCAAGAGTGTAGGAAACAAGATACCTATCTGGGCGCTTGGCCTTTGTTATTGA
- a CDS encoding nitroreductase family protein has product MLENMKNRRTIRKYTTQDIPDALLNELLEVATRASNTGNMQLYSVVITRDKANKEKLAPAHFNQPMITTAPVVLTFCADANRFVKWAEQRDALAGFDNFQTFIASTIDAMLFAQSFCTAAEEKGLGICYLGTTAYNADKIIDALSLPRLVVPIVTVTVGYPDGMPDQVERLPLGAVVHQEVYTDYTPTSIDALYHDKEELEVNKQFVRENDKETLAQVFTDVRYTKANNEYFSGVLLKVLNDQGFMK; this is encoded by the coding sequence ATGTTGGAAAATATGAAAAACAGACGGACGATCCGTAAATATACGACTCAGGACATTCCGGATGCTTTGTTGAATGAATTGCTGGAAGTTGCCACCCGTGCATCCAATACGGGGAATATGCAACTGTATAGCGTGGTCATTACTCGCGATAAGGCGAATAAGGAAAAGTTGGCTCCAGCCCATTTCAATCAGCCGATGATTACGACAGCTCCAGTCGTGCTCACTTTCTGTGCTGATGCCAACCGTTTTGTAAAATGGGCGGAGCAGCGTGATGCCCTGGCCGGTTTCGACAATTTCCAAACTTTTATCGCTTCGACTATTGATGCGATGCTGTTTGCCCAGAGTTTCTGTACGGCAGCAGAAGAAAAAGGTTTGGGGATCTGTTATTTGGGAACGACGGCTTATAATGCAGATAAGATTATCGACGCCTTGTCGCTTCCACGCTTGGTTGTCCCTATCGTGACAGTCACGGTCGGCTATCCCGACGGAATGCCTGATCAGGTGGAACGTCTGCCACTTGGAGCAGTGGTTCACCAGGAGGTTTATACGGATTATACGCCAACTTCTATTGATGCATTGTATCACGATAAGGAGGAACTGGAAGTAAATAAGCAATTTGTACGGGAGAATGATAAAGAGACATTGGCCCAGGTATTTACGGATGTACGTTATACGAAGGCCAATAATGAATATTTCTCCGGTGTATTACTGAAAGTCTTGAATGATCAGGGTTTTATGAAATGA
- the rpiA gene encoding ribose 5-phosphate isomerase A, with protein sequence MEWGKTILSSLEWGKTISNREEKERVADIISSMVKEGEIIGVGSGSTAYLALLKIARRMKNEQLHIRAIPTSQEIRMACVRLGIPVTSLWEHKPDWTFDGADEIDTEHNMIKGRGGAMFKEKLLINSSPRTYIIADPSKIVTQLGSRFPVPIEIFPEALTYVEEVLRAYNPKEIKLRMAKGKDGPVITENGNLILDTWFDHIPNNLEESIKSITGVIESGLFIHYDVHIIS encoded by the coding sequence ATGGAATGGGGAAAGACAATATTATCATCTTTGGAATGGGGAAAAACCATCTCCAACAGAGAAGAGAAAGAGAGAGTGGCAGACATCATTTCCTCGATGGTAAAAGAGGGAGAAATCATCGGAGTAGGTTCGGGTTCGACTGCCTATCTGGCCTTATTAAAAATCGCCAGACGGATGAAAAACGAACAATTACATATCCGTGCAATCCCAACTTCACAGGAAATCCGTATGGCATGTGTTCGTTTGGGTATCCCTGTCACCAGCCTGTGGGAACACAAACCGGACTGGACATTCGACGGGGCCGACGAAATAGACACGGAACATAATATGATCAAAGGGCGCGGAGGAGCAATGTTCAAAGAAAAGCTACTGATCAACTCCAGTCCCCGCACCTATATTATCGCCGATCCATCCAAGATCGTAACCCAATTAGGATCCCGCTTCCCGGTCCCTATAGAGATATTTCCCGAAGCACTTACCTACGTCGAAGAAGTGCTCCGGGCTTATAATCCCAAAGAAATCAAATTAAGAATGGCTAAAGGGAAAGACGGCCCTGTGATCACGGAGAACGGGAACCTGATTCTCGATACCTGGTTCGATCATATCCCCAATAACCTGGAAGAATCGATCAAGTCGATCACCGGGGTTATCGAAAGCGGGCTGTTCATACACTACGACGTGCATATCATTTCATAA
- a CDS encoding nucleoside phosphorylase, with protein sequence MIAPSELIINPDGSCFHLHLKPEQLADKIIMVGDPDRVNTVASYFDTKECEVSSREFHTITGTYKGKRITTLSHGIGTDNIDIVLNELDALANIDFASRTIKPEFRQLTMVRVGTSGGLQPFVPVGTYVAAGKSIGFDGVLYFYAGSEEVRDKAFESELIRQLEWKLNGIKPYVVSADPSLVEQITQYDIIRGVTIAANGFYGPQGRRLRLPLADPELNRKIEAFKFNDSRITNFEMESSSLAGLSALMGHRAMTVCCIIAGRVTQDMNTEYKGSIAGLIETVLDRI encoded by the coding sequence ATGATCGCTCCTTCTGAACTTATTATCAATCCCGATGGCAGTTGCTTCCACCTCCATCTGAAACCGGAACAGCTCGCCGACAAGATCATCATGGTCGGCGATCCCGATCGCGTAAACACTGTCGCCTCCTATTTCGATACGAAAGAATGTGAAGTGTCGAGCCGTGAATTCCACACCATCACCGGTACTTACAAAGGGAAGCGTATCACGACGCTTTCACACGGCATCGGGACCGATAATATCGACATCGTCCTGAATGAACTGGACGCTCTGGCAAACATCGACTTTGCCTCTCGCACCATCAAACCGGAATTCCGGCAACTGACAATGGTGCGTGTCGGCACTTCAGGAGGATTGCAACCGTTTGTTCCTGTCGGGACTTATGTCGCTGCCGGAAAATCGATCGGGTTCGACGGAGTCCTGTATTTTTATGCCGGCTCCGAGGAAGTGCGCGACAAGGCTTTCGAATCAGAATTGATAAGACAATTGGAATGGAAGCTAAACGGCATCAAGCCCTATGTTGTTTCCGCTGATCCTTCTCTGGTCGAACAGATCACGCAATATGATATTATCCGGGGAGTAACGATTGCGGCCAACGGTTTCTACGGTCCGCAAGGTCGTCGGCTCCGCCTGCCACTCGCCGATCCGGAGTTGAACCGGAAAATAGAAGCCTTCAAGTTCAACGATAGCCGGATTACCAACTTCGAAATGGAGAGTTCGTCCCTCGCCGGGCTGTCCGCCTTGATGGGACATCGTGCCATGACCGTGTGCTGCATCATTGCCGGACGGGTAACCCAAGACATGAATACCGAATACAAAGGTTCCATCGCCGGGCTGATCGAAACAGTATTGGATCGGATCTAA
- the floA gene encoding flotillin-like protein FloA (flotillin-like protein involved in membrane lipid rafts) produces MEMTFVPLALLGAAILLLVIFFYYVPFLLWISAKVSGVNISLIQLFLMRIRNVPPYVITRAMIEAHKAGLKMLTRDELEAHYLAGGHVEKVVHALVSASKANIDLPFQMATAIDLAGRDVFEAVQMSVNPKVIDTPPVTAVAKDGIQLIAKARVTVRANIKQLVGGAGEETILARVGEGIVSSIGSSENHKSVLENPDSISKLVLRKGLDAGTAFEILSIDIADIDIGKNIGAYLQMDQAQADKNIAQAKAEERRAMAVAVEQEMKAKAQEARAKVIEAEAEVPKAMAEAFRSGNLGIMDYYKMKNIEADTSMREAIAKPSSAPSKPLKD; encoded by the coding sequence ATGGAAATGACCTTTGTACCTCTCGCCCTTTTGGGGGCAGCGATATTGCTGCTGGTAATTTTCTTTTATTATGTGCCGTTCCTCCTATGGATCTCGGCAAAAGTTTCAGGTGTCAACATCTCGCTGATACAGCTTTTCCTGATGCGTATCCGTAACGTGCCGCCTTATGTCATCACTCGCGCCATGATCGAAGCCCACAAAGCTGGTCTGAAAATGCTGACTCGTGACGAACTGGAAGCACACTACCTGGCAGGCGGACATGTCGAAAAGGTTGTCCATGCCCTCGTTTCCGCATCGAAAGCGAATATCGACCTCCCTTTTCAGATGGCAACCGCTATCGACTTAGCAGGACGTGACGTATTCGAAGCCGTGCAGATGTCGGTAAACCCGAAAGTCATCGACACACCTCCCGTTACAGCCGTTGCCAAAGACGGTATTCAGTTGATCGCCAAAGCGCGTGTGACGGTCCGTGCCAATATCAAGCAGTTAGTCGGAGGGGCCGGCGAAGAAACGATTCTGGCCCGTGTCGGCGAAGGTATTGTATCCTCTATCGGTTCGTCTGAAAATCATAAAAGCGTATTGGAAAACCCAGATTCCATCTCCAAACTGGTTCTCCGCAAAGGTTTGGATGCGGGGACTGCATTCGAAATCTTGTCCATCGACATCGCCGATATCGACATAGGCAAGAACATCGGAGCTTATCTGCAAATGGACCAGGCTCAAGCCGACAAGAATATCGCCCAGGCAAAGGCCGAAGAACGTCGTGCTATGGCCGTTGCTGTCGAACAGGAAATGAAAGCCAAAGCACAGGAAGCCCGTGCAAAGGTTATCGAAGCCGAAGCCGAAGTACCCAAGGCTATGGCCGAAGCTTTCCGTAGCGGCAATTTGGGTATCATGGACTATTATAAGATGAAGAATATCGAAGCAGACACCAGCATGCGAGAAGCAATCGCCAAACCGTCAAGTGCACCTTCGAAACCATTAAAAGACTAA
- a CDS encoding NfeD family protein, whose protein sequence is MIFETFIIAFLMVVAIVLILLEIFMLPGITVAGVGGFLFAAGGLIYAYSVGTPVGNVTLAVSLLVFVASFVWLLRSKSFNRVALKTDIDSKLVSSRDLGIVPGDEGLTLSRLAPIGKARINGIMVEAKSVDELIDENTPVEVIRVDGYNVIVKIKS, encoded by the coding sequence ATGATATTTGAAACGTTCATCATCGCTTTCCTAATGGTTGTAGCCATCGTACTCATCCTGCTGGAAATATTTATGTTACCAGGTATCACGGTTGCCGGTGTCGGAGGATTCCTTTTTGCTGCCGGTGGCCTGATCTATGCCTACTCGGTCGGTACGCCGGTGGGAAATGTGACATTGGCGGTATCATTGCTCGTATTCGTAGCCTCCTTCGTCTGGTTGTTGCGTTCCAAATCCTTCAACCGGGTGGCTTTGAAAACCGACATCGATTCCAAGCTGGTGTCCAGCCGTGATCTGGGGATCGTGCCGGGTGACGAAGGGTTGACACTTTCACGCCTCGCTCCAATCGGGAAGGCCCGTATTAACGGGATTATGGTGGAAGCCAAATCGGTGGACGAACTGATTGACGAAAACACACCGGTCGAGGTGATACGCGTCGACGGTTATAATGTAATCGTGAAAATTAAAAGTTGA